A window of Zingiber officinale cultivar Zhangliang chromosome 5A, Zo_v1.1, whole genome shotgun sequence contains these coding sequences:
- the LOC121981390 gene encoding LRR receptor kinase SERK2-like isoform X1, translating to MVVVYLFCIFMFLLSRVESDPQGDALYDMKMRLNATGNQLSDWNRDQVNPCTWNSVICDSNSNVIQVTLSSMGFNGVLSPRIGELRYLNVLSLPGNKITGGIPEQFGDLSSLTNLDLENNHLSGEIPASLGKLSKLQILILSQNNLTGNIPPSLTNLGALNDIRLAFNHLSGEIPGELFQVARYNFTGNNLNCDINYQHTCASIMPVQGKSQNSKVGIVLGIVGAVILLLVMGVIFFLCKGQRKGYQQEEFVDVAGEDDRRIAFGQLKRFAYRELQIATDGFSEKNVLGQGGFGKVYKGVLPDSSKIAVKRLTDYESPGGEAAFLREVEMISVAVHKNLLRLIGFCTTPTERLLVYPFMQNLSVAYRLREFKTGEAVLNWPTRKRVALGTARGLEYLHEHCSHKIIHRDVKAANILLDEDFEAVVGDFGLAKLVDVRKTSVTTQVRGTMGHIAPEYLSTGKSSERTDVFGYGIMLLELVTGQRAIDFSRLEEEDDVLLLDHVKKLQREKRLSDIVDRNLNNEYDGHEVEMMIQVALLCTQASPEDRPTMSEVVRMLEGEGLAERWEEWQQVEVTRRQEYERMQRRFDWGEDSLYNQDAIELSGGR from the exons GTGATGCATTATATGACATGAAAATGAGGTTAAATGCCACTGGGAATCAGCTTAGTGATTGGAATCGAGATCAGGTCAATCCTTGCACATGGAACTCTGTTATTTGTGACAGTAACAGCAATGTCATTCAAGT AACATTGTCTTCAATGGGATTTAATGGAGTTCTGTCACCAAGAATCGGAGAACTTCGATATCTAAATGTTTT GTCATTGCCAGGTAACAAGATAACCGGTGGAATACCAGAACAGTTTGGTGACCTCTCTAGTTTGACCAACTTGGATTTGGAAAATAATCATTTAAGTGGAGAAATACCAGCTTCCCTTGGCAAGCTTTCTAAGCTTCAGATATT GATTCTTAGCCAAAATAATCTTACAGGGAACATTCCTCCTTCCCTCACAAATCTTGGTGCCTTAAATGACAT TCGCCTAGCTTTCAATCATCTTTCTGGAGAAATACCTGGAGAGCTCTTTCAAGTAGCTAGATACAA CTTCACAGGAAACAATCTGAACTGTGATATAAATTACCAACACACTTGTGCTTCTATCATGCCTGTTCAAG GAAAATCCCAAAATTCAAAAGTAGGAATTGTGCTTGGAATTGTTGGAGCTGTCATATTATTGCTTGTTATGGGTGTCATATTTTTCTTATGCAAGGGGCAGAGAAAGGGTTATCAACAAGAAGAATTCGTTGATGTTGCAG GTGAAGATGATCGCAGAATTGCTTTTGGACAGTTAAAAAGATTTGCTTATCGAGAATTACAGATTGCAACTGATGGATTTAGTGAAAAAAATGTCCTTGGCCAGGGTGGTTTTGGAAAAGTATACAAAGGAGTGCTTCCAGATAGCTCTAAAATTGCTGTAAAACGATTAACTGACTATGAGAGTCCAGGTGGGGAAGCTGCTTTTTTACGTGAAGTAGAGATGATAAGTGTTGCTGTCCACAAAAATCTTTTGAGGTTGATTGGCTTTTGTACAACACCGACAGAACGTCTTCTTGTCTATCCTTTTATGCAAAATTTGAGTGTTGCATACCGGTTACGAG AATTTAAAACAGGGGAGGCAGTATTGAATTGGCCAACAAGAAAAAGAGTGGCACTAGGTACTGCACGTGGATTAGAGTACCTTCATGAACATTGCAGTCACAAAATAATACACCGCGATGTTAAAGCTGCTAATATCTTACTTGATGAGGACTTTGAGGCTGTAGTAGGTGATTTTGGGTTAGCAAAATTGGTAGATGTGAGGAAGACATCTGTGACAACTCAAGTTCGGGGAACTATGGGTCACATAGCACCTGAGTATTTATCCACCGGAAAATCATCTGAGAGAACTGATGTTTTTGGTTATGGAATTATGCTTCTTGAACTTGTCACTGGACAACGTGCAATAGATTTTTCACGcttggaggaagaagatgatgttttattgcTTGACCAT GTAAAGAAGTTACAGCGAGAAAAGCGTTTGTCTGACATTGTCGACAGAAATCTCAATAATGAATACGATGGCCATGAAGTCGAAATGATGATCCAAGTTGCTCTTCTTTGCACCCAAGCTTCACCAGAGGACCGCCCAACAATGTCCGAAGTGGTGCGGATGCTTGAAGGAGAGGGTCTTGCTGAGAGATGGGAAGAGTGGCAGCAAGTCGAAGTGACCAGAAGGCAAGAGTATGAAAGGATGCAGAGAAGGTTCGACTGGGGAGAGGACTCTTTGTACAACCAAGATGCAATTGAGCTGTCCGGTGGAAGATAA
- the LOC121981390 gene encoding LRR receptor kinase SERK2-like isoform X2: MKMRLNATGNQLSDWNRDQVNPCTWNSVICDSNSNVIQVTLSSMGFNGVLSPRIGELRYLNVLSLPGNKITGGIPEQFGDLSSLTNLDLENNHLSGEIPASLGKLSKLQILILSQNNLTGNIPPSLTNLGALNDIRLAFNHLSGEIPGELFQVARYNFTGNNLNCDINYQHTCASIMPVQGKSQNSKVGIVLGIVGAVILLLVMGVIFFLCKGQRKGYQQEEFVDVAGEDDRRIAFGQLKRFAYRELQIATDGFSEKNVLGQGGFGKVYKGVLPDSSKIAVKRLTDYESPGGEAAFLREVEMISVAVHKNLLRLIGFCTTPTERLLVYPFMQNLSVAYRLREFKTGEAVLNWPTRKRVALGTARGLEYLHEHCSHKIIHRDVKAANILLDEDFEAVVGDFGLAKLVDVRKTSVTTQVRGTMGHIAPEYLSTGKSSERTDVFGYGIMLLELVTGQRAIDFSRLEEEDDVLLLDHVKKLQREKRLSDIVDRNLNNEYDGHEVEMMIQVALLCTQASPEDRPTMSEVVRMLEGEGLAERWEEWQQVEVTRRQEYERMQRRFDWGEDSLYNQDAIELSGGR; the protein is encoded by the exons ATGAAAATGAGGTTAAATGCCACTGGGAATCAGCTTAGTGATTGGAATCGAGATCAGGTCAATCCTTGCACATGGAACTCTGTTATTTGTGACAGTAACAGCAATGTCATTCAAGT AACATTGTCTTCAATGGGATTTAATGGAGTTCTGTCACCAAGAATCGGAGAACTTCGATATCTAAATGTTTT GTCATTGCCAGGTAACAAGATAACCGGTGGAATACCAGAACAGTTTGGTGACCTCTCTAGTTTGACCAACTTGGATTTGGAAAATAATCATTTAAGTGGAGAAATACCAGCTTCCCTTGGCAAGCTTTCTAAGCTTCAGATATT GATTCTTAGCCAAAATAATCTTACAGGGAACATTCCTCCTTCCCTCACAAATCTTGGTGCCTTAAATGACAT TCGCCTAGCTTTCAATCATCTTTCTGGAGAAATACCTGGAGAGCTCTTTCAAGTAGCTAGATACAA CTTCACAGGAAACAATCTGAACTGTGATATAAATTACCAACACACTTGTGCTTCTATCATGCCTGTTCAAG GAAAATCCCAAAATTCAAAAGTAGGAATTGTGCTTGGAATTGTTGGAGCTGTCATATTATTGCTTGTTATGGGTGTCATATTTTTCTTATGCAAGGGGCAGAGAAAGGGTTATCAACAAGAAGAATTCGTTGATGTTGCAG GTGAAGATGATCGCAGAATTGCTTTTGGACAGTTAAAAAGATTTGCTTATCGAGAATTACAGATTGCAACTGATGGATTTAGTGAAAAAAATGTCCTTGGCCAGGGTGGTTTTGGAAAAGTATACAAAGGAGTGCTTCCAGATAGCTCTAAAATTGCTGTAAAACGATTAACTGACTATGAGAGTCCAGGTGGGGAAGCTGCTTTTTTACGTGAAGTAGAGATGATAAGTGTTGCTGTCCACAAAAATCTTTTGAGGTTGATTGGCTTTTGTACAACACCGACAGAACGTCTTCTTGTCTATCCTTTTATGCAAAATTTGAGTGTTGCATACCGGTTACGAG AATTTAAAACAGGGGAGGCAGTATTGAATTGGCCAACAAGAAAAAGAGTGGCACTAGGTACTGCACGTGGATTAGAGTACCTTCATGAACATTGCAGTCACAAAATAATACACCGCGATGTTAAAGCTGCTAATATCTTACTTGATGAGGACTTTGAGGCTGTAGTAGGTGATTTTGGGTTAGCAAAATTGGTAGATGTGAGGAAGACATCTGTGACAACTCAAGTTCGGGGAACTATGGGTCACATAGCACCTGAGTATTTATCCACCGGAAAATCATCTGAGAGAACTGATGTTTTTGGTTATGGAATTATGCTTCTTGAACTTGTCACTGGACAACGTGCAATAGATTTTTCACGcttggaggaagaagatgatgttttattgcTTGACCAT GTAAAGAAGTTACAGCGAGAAAAGCGTTTGTCTGACATTGTCGACAGAAATCTCAATAATGAATACGATGGCCATGAAGTCGAAATGATGATCCAAGTTGCTCTTCTTTGCACCCAAGCTTCACCAGAGGACCGCCCAACAATGTCCGAAGTGGTGCGGATGCTTGAAGGAGAGGGTCTTGCTGAGAGATGGGAAGAGTGGCAGCAAGTCGAAGTGACCAGAAGGCAAGAGTATGAAAGGATGCAGAGAAGGTTCGACTGGGGAGAGGACTCTTTGTACAACCAAGATGCAATTGAGCTGTCCGGTGGAAGATAA
- the LOC121981391 gene encoding fasciclin-like arabinogalactan protein 1 → MRLRCPSFFISFCFLGFLLFQAAVAGPTRSGNVSPIATRGRALAAKAPAAPDAPVNLTSLMARKGCATFANLLSSTADAAQTFAGSVDGGLTAFCPLDQAMKPFLPTFKNLTPDAKLSLLLYHAVPVYYSVATLRTGNGVVNTLATDGTARNYNLTVQNEGQQVTLKTRFTVATITATLIDKDPLAVYAIDEVLRPAEIFKPTEAPAPAPAPEAPKKKKKTPRTAKSKKALPPAGPQEQPADQTAADQSAAARNGLSVVVNMAVTAAALLMAA, encoded by the coding sequence ATGAGGCTGCGCTGCCCCTCCTTCTTCATCTCATTCTGCTTCCTCGGCTTTCTCCTTTTCCAGGCTGCCGTCGCCGGCCCTACTAGATCCGGTAATGTCTCCCCTATAGCGACCCGCGGCCGCGCCCTCGCCGCCAAGGCCCCTGCCGCCCCGGATGCGCCCGTCAACCTCACGTCCCTGATGGCCAGAAAGGGATGCGCCACCTTCGCCAACCTACTCAGCTCCACCGCCGACGCGGCGCAGACGTTCGCCGGCAGCGTCGACGGCGGCCTCACCGCCTTCTGCCCCCTCGACCAGGCCATGAAGCCTTTTCTCCCCACCTTCAAGAACCTCACCCCCGACGCCAAGCTCTCGCTGCTGCTCTACCACGCCGTGCCCGTCTACTACTCCGTCGCTACCCTCCGAACCGGCAACGGCGTCGTCAACACGCTCGCCACCGACGGGACGGCGAGGAACTACAACCTCACGGTCCAGAACGAGGGCCAGCAGGTGACCCTCAAGACGCGATTCACTGTCGCCACCATCACCGCCACGCTCATCGACAAGGATCCGCTCGCCGTCTACGCCATCGACGAGGTCCTTCGGCCGGCGGAGATATTCAAGCCCACCGAGGCGCCGGCCCCGGCACCGGCGCCCGAGGcccccaagaagaagaagaagacccctCGAACAGCGAAGTCAAAAAAGGCGTTACCGCCGGCCGGGCCGCAGGAGCAGCCTGCGGATCAGACGGCCGCCGATCAGAGCGCCGCAGCAAGGAATGGGTTGTCGGTGGTGGTGAACATGGCCGTGACGGCCGCAGCACTGCTGATGGCAGCTTAG
- the LOC121979902 gene encoding uncharacterized protein LOC121979902, with protein sequence MPQKRRKEIHETVALAEECSATIQCEHPQKLKDLGSFSISCIIKDQKINKTFCNLGASVSLMPFSLCKRLGLGDQMLTTMTLQLAKHSCRYPLGILEDVLVQIRGIVVPTDFVILEMDEDSQIPIILGRPFLVTVKVIIDVKIYKLSFTVGRNKLEFNLSKVSSDFIENQKGEGANFEHLEEHFNRPPNTESNIQSPKYNKYIISARASSREETINFGTLGGGERNPLKAKALS encoded by the coding sequence ATGCCAcagaagaggaggaaggagatACATGAAACGGTTGCACTCGCTGAAGAATGCAGCGCAACAATTCAATGTGAACATCCCCAGAAATTGAAAGACCTAGGGAGCTTTTCTATTTCATGCATCATCAAGGACCAAAAGATAAACAAGACTTTCTGTAATCTAGGGGCGAGTGTGAGCTTGATGCCCTTCTCTTTGTGCAAAAGACTAGGTCTGGGGGACCAAATGCTCACCACTATGACTCTTCAGTTGGCAAAACACTCGTGTAGATATCCCTTGGGAATTTTAGAGGATGTTCTTGTACAAATTAGAGGAATTGTGGTGCCAACCGATTTTGTGATCTTGGAAATGGATGAGGACTCTCAGATCCCTATCAtacttggaagaccattcctagTTACTGTCAAAGTCATTATAGATGTAAAGATTTACAAGCTTTCCTTCACAGTGGGGAGAAATAAGTTGGAATTCAACTTATCCAAAGTATCAAGTGATTTCATTGAAAACCAAAAAGGAGAGGGAGCGAACTTTGAGCACTTGGAGGAGCATTTTAACAGACCTCCTAATACAGAGTCTAATATACAATCTCCAAAGTACAACAAGTACATTATTTCAGCTAGAGCCTCATCAAGAGAAGAAACTATCAATTTTGGAACACTTGGAGGAGGGGAAAGGAATCCCCTCAAAGCTAAAGCTCTGAGTTGA